A window of Nicotiana tabacum cultivar K326 chromosome 24, ASM71507v2, whole genome shotgun sequence contains these coding sequences:
- the LOC107814985 gene encoding aquaporin TIP1-1, translating into MPISRIAIGRPEEATHPDALKAALAEFISTLIFVFAGSGSGVAFSKLTGGGANTPAGLIAAAIAHAFGLFVAVSVGANISGGHVNPAVTFGAFVGGNITLLRGILYWIAQLLGSVVACLLLKFTTGGLEIGAFGLSDGVGVGNALVLEIVMTFGLVYTVYATAVDPNKGSLGTIAPIAIGFIVGANILAGGAFDGASMNPAVSFGPAVVSWSWANHWVYWAGPLIGGGLAGLVYEFFFINQTHEPLPQ; encoded by the exons ATGCCGATCAGCCGGATAGCAATCGGAAGGCCGGAGGAAGCCACTCACCCCGACGCCTTAAAGGCGGCGTTGGCTGAGTTTATCTCCACCTTAATTTTCGTATTTGCAGGTTCAGGTTCAGGTGTAGCATTTAGCAAGTTGACTGGTGGTGGTGCTAACACACCTGCTGGTCTTATTGCTGCTGCTATTGCTCATGCTTTTGGGTTGTTTGTGGCGGTTTCCGTCGGCGCTAACATTTCCGGTGGACATGTTAACCCTGCTGTCACCTTTGGTGCGTTTGTTGGTGGTAATATTACACTTTTACGTGGAATTCTTTACTGGATTGCTCAGTTGCTTGGCTCTGTTGTTGCTTGCTTGCTTCTCAAGTTCACCACTGGTGGCTTG GAGATAGGTGCATTCGGCTTGTCTGATGGAGTGGGTGTAGGAAACGCATTGGTACTTGAAATAGTAATGACATTTGGCCTAGTCTACACGGTGTACGCTACCGCAGTGGATCCAAATAAGGGCAGTTTGGGAACAATTGCACCAATTGCAATTGGTTTTATTGTTGGAGCCAATATTTTGGCTGGTGGGGCCTTTGATGGAGCGTCAATGAACCCAGCAGTTTCTTTCGGCCCAGCAGTTGTGAGCTGGAGCTGGGCCAACCACTGGGTTTACTGGGCTGGGCCTTTGATTGGTGGTGGGCTTGCTGGGCTTGTTTATGAGTTCTTCTTCATTAACCAGACCCATGAACCTTTGCCCCAATAA